A region of Culicoides brevitarsis isolate CSIRO-B50_1 chromosome 1, AGI_CSIRO_Cbre_v1, whole genome shotgun sequence DNA encodes the following proteins:
- the LOC134837725 gene encoding mantle protein-like, producing the protein MKLFIVLVAGLALAHADPEPEPKPLLGLKKLKGGVFPFVNVNFHPTPAPLPAPTRHVETLKEVEVVKEVPVVREVLKEVPVEVVKKVPVDKVVYVDVPVERIEEVFVDKTVYVDRPVEVIKEVPVERVVEDVVEVPVEVRVPYPVHVPVDQVVHVPHEVERVVYRDVPVEAETEKPFTFGFGLGNVLTHKKFPLLNKFF; encoded by the exons atgaaattg TTCATTGTTCTCGTTGCTGGCTTAGCGCTCGCCCATGCCGATCCCGAACCCGAGCCAAAGCCCCTTCTCGGCTTGAAGAAACTCAAAGGAGGCGTTTTCCCCTTCGTCAATGTCAATTTCCATCCAACGCCAGCTCCGTTGCCGGCTCCAACGCGTCACGTCGAGACCCTCAAAGAAGTTGAAGTTGTCAAAGAAGTGCCTGTCGTCAGAGAAGTCTTGAAAGAAGTTCCCGTCGAAGTTGTCAAAAAGGTGCCCGTTGACAAGGTTGTCTATGTCGATGTCCCCGTTGAGCGCATCGAGGAAGTTTTTGTCGACAAAACCGTCTACGTTGATCGCCCAGTCGAGGTAATCAAAGAAGTACCTGTTGAACGTGTCGTCGAGGACGTCGTCGAAGTACCCGTTGAAGTTCGTGTCCCATATCCCGTGCATGTTCCCGTCGATCAAGTCGTGCATGTGCCACACGAAGTCGAGCGTGTTGTGTACCGCGATGTGCCCGTCGAAGCAGAAACTGAGAAACCTTTCACATTCGGGTTTGGACTCGGCAACGTTTTGACCCACAAAAAGTTCCCTTTGTTGAacaaattcttctaa